The Pseudophryne corroboree isolate aPseCor3 chromosome 2, aPseCor3.hap2, whole genome shotgun sequence genome has a segment encoding these proteins:
- the SRSF10 gene encoding serine/arginine-rich splicing factor 10 — protein MSRYLRPPNTSLFVRNIADDIRSEDIRREFGRYGPIVDVYVPLDFYNRRPRGFAYVQFEDVRDAEDALYGLDRRWICGRQIEIQFAQGDRKTPNQMKAKEGRSSYGSSRYDDYERGSRRSRSRSYERRKSRSRSIEQGYDKSYSPRGRADRPRRSRSRSHHGRLSRRHRSQSKSNSRSRSKSQPKEEKRERGTGSRSHSRSKADVKGKASSRLSRETRREDHERSKSPSHSESRSRSKSRSRSWNSHKSSGH, from the exons ATCTGAAGATATACGCAGAGAGTTTGGTCGATATGGTCCTATTGTTGACGTTTATGTCCCACTTGATTTTTACAATCGTCGTCCTAGAGGCTTTGCTTATGTTCA GTTTGAAGATGTCCGGGATGCTGAAGATGCTTTGTATGGCTTGGATAGAAGATGGATTTGTGGGCGTCAGATCGAAATTCAGTTTGCACAAGGAGACCGAAAAA CACCAAATCAAATGAAAGCCAAGGAAGGAAGGAGTTCATATGGGTCTTCACGTTATGATGATTATGAACGAGGCAGCAGGCGTTCTAGAAGCCGCAGTTATGAAAGAAGAAAGTCTAGGAGTCGTTCTATTGAACAGGGTTATGACAAATCATACAGTCCAAGAGG CCGAGCAGACAGACCACGTCGTAGCAGAAGCCGCTCACACCATGGCAG ATTAAGTCGCCGGCATAGATCACAATCTAAATCAAACAGTAGATCACGATCCAAGTCACAGCCAAAAGAAGAAAAAAGGGAGCGAGGTACTGGCTCCAGGTCTCACTCCAGGTCCAAAGCAGATGTGAAAGGCAAAGCAAGTTCCAGATTGAGTAGGGAGACCAGAAGAGAGGACCATGAACGATCAAAGTCTCCATCCCACTCAGAGTCAAGGTCCCGGTCGAAATCAAGATCACGGTCTTGGAATAGCCACAAGTCTAGTGGCCATTAA